TACGGGTGATTCTCCGAATTCATGGGCAGACATGTTGTTACCTTTATATAAATAATTAAACCACGAAGAGCCTAAGGCACGAAGTGAAAATAGTGTATAGAAGCCGGTAGCCAGAATTCAGAATAAAATATTTTTGTCTACTGTATTCTGACTCCTGACTTCTGAATTCCGTTTTAAACTCATATTCCTTCTTGGTGTCTTAGTGGTTAGAAATTTAATTTTACCTTCTGTGAACTTTCCAGTGCCTGGTCGATATCCCAGAGGATATCACCGAGAGTTTCCAGTCCCACAGAAATGCGAATCATATCCGGTGTCACGCCAGCGCTTTTCTGCTCCTCTTCGTTAAGCTGACGATGGGTTGTGGACGCTGGATGAATAACCAGTGTCTTTGCATCGCCCACGTTGGCCAGATGACTCAAGAGCTGAAGACTCTCGATGAATTTTACTCCAGCCTCTATCCCGCCTTTAATCCCGAACGTAAAAATTGAACCGGCGCCTTTAGGAAGATATTTCTTTACCAGCCCAAAATAAGGACTGTCCGGAAGCCCGGGATAATTGACCCATGTTACCGCCGGGTGCTCCTTCAAGAATTCAGCGATAGCCAGAGCATTCGAACAATGCCTTTCCATCCTCAGGTGAAGGGTTTCAAGCCCCTGGATAAAGAGAAAAGCATTAAAAGGACTAAGCGCAGGACCCAAGGTTCTAAGCGTTTCGCATCGCGCCTTCATTGTATAACCGAAGTCGCCAAATGTCTCATAGAACCTGACACCGTGGTAGCCTTTTGAGGGCTCTATCATGCCAGGGAAATTTCCGTTATCCCAGGGGAACTTTCCCGACTCTACAATTACCCCGCCGATGGATGTCCCATGACCGCAGATGAATTTAGTAGCGGAGTGAACGATTATATCCGCCCCGTACTCGATGGGCTTGCACAGGTATGGAGTGGCAAAAGTGTTGTCGACGATTAGCGGGATTCCGGCCTCATGGGCTATAGCGGACACGGCTTCTATATCTAGGACGTTACCCAACGGGTTACTTATCGTTTCCGCAAAAATGGCCTTTGTCCTTTTGGTTATCGCTTTTCTGAAATTTTCGGGGTCATCAGGATTCACAAACCTGGTTTCTATCCCCAGCTTTCTAAAACTAACATCGAACTGGGAGTAGGTGCCTCCGTAAAGGGTGCTCGAAGATACCAATTCGTCTCCGCTCTCCATGATGGTAAGAAGGGCTACCATCTGGGCAGCCATGCCTGAAGCAACCGCTAAGGCCCCTCGGCCGCCTTCCAGTGCGGCCATTCGCTCTTCAAATACAGCGTTAGTGGGGTTCATTATCCTGGTGTAGATATTTCCGAAGGTCTGCAGGTTGAAAAGACTGGCTGCATGGTCGGTGCTATCGAAAACATAAGCGGTGGTCTGGTATATGGGAACAGCGCGGGCCCCAGTAGTTGGGTCGGGAAGCTGTCCCGCATGAAGGCATAGCGTTTCAAAACCAAATTTCCTATCAGCCATTTATCGACCTCCCCACTCGATTTCGGATTGCTGAATGCGGATTGCGGAGCAGTCAAATCCGAAATCTGAGATCCGAAATCCGCAATCGGTTAATACGGTAGCCATTTTGGTCTCTTGGAAGAGATAACCCCGGTATGCACTCCAATAAAATTAAGCCCCCCAAAGAGACGAGCGTGCTCGATCTTCATGCAGCGATTCATTACCACTTCAAGTCCAGCCTCGCGCGCCCGTCTGGCCGCCTCATCGTTGATTATTCCAAGCTGCATCCACACAACCTTGGCTCCGATCTTAATCGCATCTTCCACTATCGGCGGGACATCCTCGGGTTTCCTAAAAATATCCACCACATCGACTTTTTCCGGGATATCCAGTAGAGTAGGGTAGCATTTTTCCCCCAGAATTTCCTTATGGGCCGGAGTCACCGGAATCACCCTATAGCCGTGGTCCTGGAGGTATTTTGCCGCGAAGTAGCTCGGACGATACCAGTTTGCCGAGAGCCCAACCATGGCGATAGTGTGATTCTCTTTCAAGATCCGCCTCAGGGTTTCGATGTCATCACTCATGATATCTCCTATAGATAGCCTCTGAAAACTTTAATAACTTGAAGGAATTATCATATAATCTACCTTAGATTGGTTAAACACTACAAATTATTCGGATGGGCGATTAGCTATGCCACATGGTGTATTGTTATAAATCCACACTGTTTCAAAACCGACAAATAACTTCACCGTAGCACCTAAAAACCACCTTGAAATCACATCTCTAATATTCTACAATTCTATCGGTTTCGGCTAAATGCAAACTAAGATTCATACCGCTAAGAGTTTATTATTCGGACTCGCTTTTTTCCCCTGTATATTATCTGGTGCGTCTTTACTCTTGCCGGCAAAAGGGGAAGCACAGGAAGTGGAAATAGCAGTCGGCGAGGTCACCGATACCCGTACAACCGGTGAATTTTTCTCCGGGTGCGAAGTAAACCTCAAGATCGAGGGTGGTGCGGTTTCGGATTCCCTGGGCATCCGCGCCACACGGCTATATCTGGCGGTGGACGATACCGGCCAAAACCTCCTCAAGGATACCAATAAAGCCTCTTCGTTTTTTGATTCCAGCTCCGAAAAGAAAGACACGCTTGAAGAAAGAATAAAATTGAAGAATCCATCCCGTAACGCCAAGGTCATCAAATCCCTGGAAGGAGAATTGGAGATTTTTCAACCGACACTCGAAAACGAGGGCATGGTCATCATCGAGGATTTCATATCCCATCCGAGTGAACCCATAGCATCAAGCACGCTGGACAAATGGAATGTTCAAGTAACCTATCTGACCAAGGAGAGCTATATACTCAAGAAAAAAGAATTCGAAGAAGGGAACAAGGAGGAGCTTAAAAAAGCAGCGGAAAGATACGGCGGAGCCTTTTCCGAGATGTTCGATGACCTTTTTGAAGAAAGCCTATCCGACGAAAAAAATACCCTCCAATTTTATGTCAAAGACCCGGAAAATCGGGTTATCGACCTGGCATTCATAGATAACATGGGTAATCCAGTGGAAGTATGGCATCGTTCAAGCATGGGAGAGCTACGCACTTACACGTTCAAAAAAACGATACCCCCACCGGATACAAAACTGGTCATATACCTGGCTACACCGGACTCCATAAAGATAGTCCCATTTAAGTTGCAAGACATACCCCTGCCTTGAAATAATATTCATCAAACCGAAAAATTTACTGCGAGGATGCCGGCTTATTAAAAGTTAAGGACAGAGAGCCGGAGTAATCCTCTGGCTTTGCCACCTGTGGATTTATCCATTCTATAATGGCCGCATAACCTAGGCTCTCTTTATCATGAGGTAAATAATCAGGCACCACCGCCAAAACGCTAAATCCTTCTTTAAGCTGAAAAGAAAGGGTAGGGTCTTTCAATTTTCCATCAATCACCCTTTTAACATATTCCTCCGCGCTCATCTCCTCAGCGTATTTAAAGTAGCCGTTCACACGTCCGCCGGCACGGATCCGCAGGAGCCCCAGCCTCTGGGTCAGGTCTCTACGCGCCTGGTAAATCTTTTTTCCAATGCCTCTCCTCTGCATGGACGGATGCACCATGACTTCAGCCCCGTAGAGCGTCCGCCCCTTGGGGTCGTGGTTGGTAAACATCCCGTTATCGGTGAATTCACGCCAGCTACCCTTTATGTCATAATCATCCCAGAGTATGATCAGGCTGGCGGCCATTCCCACTATTTTCCCGGATTTCGATTCAACCGCCACTAGTTGTCCCTGGGGAAATACCCTCAGGTGAGATTTCAAATGCCATTCCGCCCAGGGAGGAAAATCAGGATAGACCTTTAGCGACAGTTCCAAGATTTCCTGGAAGTCTTCAGGCCTGGTATTCCTGACTATGATTCCTGTACTATCCCCGGTCATAGGAAAATAACCTCCGGTTTCGAGATGATCTCGGTAGTACGACGACTGTCGAGGAGAGGAAGAACGGTGCCGGAAGACCGGCTTTCCTGTATAGTCTTCAGGTTAAGCTCTCCGATTACCATCATCTCCAAGTTGGGGTTTCCCTCGGCTAGAATGCCGTCTCGGGAGAAGGGAAAATCACTCGGGGTCAAAATGGATGCCTGGCCGTAATTCATATGGACAGCGGGAACCATAGGCAGCGAGCCTACCGTGCAGGACTGTATCACGTACATCTGATTCTCGATGGCACGGGCATGCGAGCAATAACGCACCCTTAAAAACCCCTGGCGGTCATCGGTGCAACACGGCACGACCAGTATGTTTGCCCCCTCATGGGCCATAGCCCGGACGATCTCCGGAAACTCGACGTCGTAGCAGATAGCA
The nucleotide sequence above comes from Thermodesulfobacteriota bacterium. Encoded proteins:
- a CDS encoding GNAT family N-acetyltransferase, which encodes MTGDSTGIIVRNTRPEDFQEILELSLKVYPDFPPWAEWHLKSHLRVFPQGQLVAVESKSGKIVGMAASLIILWDDYDIKGSWREFTDNGMFTNHDPKGRTLYGAEVMVHPSMQRRGIGKKIYQARRDLTQRLGLLRIRAGGRVNGYFKYAEEMSAEEYVKRVIDGKLKDPTLSFQLKEGFSVLAVVPDYLPHDKESLGYAAIIEWINPQVAKPEDYSGSLSLTFNKPASSQ
- a CDS encoding O-acetylhomoserine aminocarboxypropyltransferase/cysteine synthase family protein yields the protein MADRKFGFETLCLHAGQLPDPTTGARAVPIYQTTAYVFDSTDHAASLFNLQTFGNIYTRIMNPTNAVFEERMAALEGGRGALAVASGMAAQMVALLTIMESGDELVSSSTLYGGTYSQFDVSFRKLGIETRFVNPDDPENFRKAITKRTKAIFAETISNPLGNVLDIEAVSAIAHEAGIPLIVDNTFATPYLCKPIEYGADIIVHSATKFICGHGTSIGGVIVESGKFPWDNGNFPGMIEPSKGYHGVRFYETFGDFGYTMKARCETLRTLGPALSPFNAFLFIQGLETLHLRMERHCSNALAIAEFLKEHPAVTWVNYPGLPDSPYFGLVKKYLPKGAGSIFTFGIKGGIEAGVKFIESLQLLSHLANVGDAKTLVIHPASTTHRQLNEEEQKSAGVTPDMIRISVGLETLGDILWDIDQALESSQKVKLNF
- a CDS encoding CoA-binding protein, encoding MSDDIETLRRILKENHTIAMVGLSANWYRPSYFAAKYLQDHGYRVIPVTPAHKEILGEKCYPTLLDIPEKVDVVDIFRKPEDVPPIVEDAIKIGAKVVWMQLGIINDEAARRAREAGLEVVMNRCMKIEHARLFGGLNFIGVHTGVISSKRPKWLPY